The Leadbettera azotonutricia ZAS-9 genome has a window encoding:
- a CDS encoding bacteriohemerythrin, translated as MAYQWDSSLETGYALVDNQHKQLIAAVNNMMEASQSGKGDKAVMETVDFLTGYTIKHFADEERLQKQFNYPDYLNHKRIHDDFKSTVGTYTERLTKEGPNQAIIAEVSAAVGSWLLNHIKGDDFRMAAFVKAADK; from the coding sequence ATGGCATATCAATGGGATTCAAGCCTTGAAACAGGCTATGCACTGGTGGACAACCAGCACAAACAACTTATCGCTGCGGTGAATAACATGATGGAGGCCAGTCAAAGCGGCAAGGGGGATAAGGCAGTCATGGAGACTGTGGACTTCCTCACCGGGTATACCATCAAACATTTTGCTGACGAAGAAAGACTCCAGAAGCAGTTCAACTACCCCGACTACCTGAACCACAAGCGCATCCACGATGATTTTAAAAGCACCGTAGGCACCTACACCGAGCGCCTCACCAAAGAAGGCCCCAACCAGGCCATTATCGCCGAAGTCAGCGCTGCCGTAGGTTCATGGCTCCTCAACCACATAAAAGGCGACGACTTCCGCATGGCCGCCTTTGTCAAGGCTGCGGATAAATAG
- the thiI gene encoding tRNA uracil 4-sulfurtransferase ThiI, with protein MSKTLYLLKPGELTLKGGNRQSFEAVLRRNLAALLKGTGAQVSTTNGRFFVRCPEGSELQAEDALNHLVGISGWAKTRICEKEKPSVLAACVEEGRLLVSKGIKTFKVEARRTDKSFPLNSYEIECQAGDAICEAFPNLKVDVHEPEGIVSVEIREKAFIYGIANQGLRGLPVGTAGRGLLLLSGGIDSPVAGFMMACRGMSLEAVYFHAYPYTSNEARQKTVKLAEIVGRYSLGMRLFVINFTPLQMRIKERSPEEWRTVLLRMAMMDCAEKLAIRRGNKCLVSGESLSQVASQTIENITCTQSRVTLPVLRPLIGTNKEQIIGMAKKLGTYETSILPYEDCCVLFSPPHPILRGDPEEAWKLYEALECGDLIEEALRAKELERCGYPAKP; from the coding sequence GTGAGCAAAACCCTCTACCTCCTCAAGCCTGGGGAACTTACCCTTAAAGGCGGAAACCGCCAGAGCTTTGAAGCAGTCTTGCGGCGCAACCTTGCAGCCCTCCTCAAAGGCACAGGCGCCCAGGTCTCGACAACCAACGGCCGCTTTTTTGTGCGCTGCCCCGAAGGCAGCGAGCTCCAGGCAGAGGACGCCCTGAACCACCTCGTCGGGATTTCAGGCTGGGCCAAAACCAGGATCTGCGAAAAAGAAAAGCCATCAGTGCTGGCTGCCTGCGTCGAAGAAGGCCGGCTCCTCGTTTCCAAGGGGATAAAGACCTTTAAGGTTGAAGCCCGCCGCACGGACAAAAGCTTCCCCCTCAATTCCTACGAGATAGAATGCCAGGCAGGGGACGCCATCTGCGAAGCCTTCCCGAACCTCAAGGTTGATGTCCATGAACCCGAAGGCATTGTCTCGGTGGAAATACGGGAAAAGGCTTTTATTTACGGCATTGCAAACCAGGGCCTCCGGGGCCTGCCGGTAGGAACCGCAGGCCGAGGCCTCCTCCTTCTTTCGGGGGGCATAGATTCCCCGGTTGCAGGCTTTATGATGGCCTGCCGGGGCATGAGCCTTGAGGCAGTTTATTTCCACGCCTATCCCTACACCTCCAACGAGGCGCGGCAGAAAACCGTAAAGCTTGCGGAAATAGTAGGCCGCTATTCCCTTGGCATGCGCCTCTTTGTCATAAACTTCACCCCCCTCCAGATGAGGATCAAGGAACGTTCCCCCGAAGAATGGCGCACCGTCCTTCTCCGCATGGCCATGATGGACTGCGCGGAAAAGCTGGCCATCAGGAGAGGGAATAAATGCCTTGTGTCAGGCGAGAGCCTTTCCCAGGTTGCAAGCCAAACCATAGAAAACATCACTTGCACCCAAAGCCGTGTTACCCTGCCTGTCCTGCGCCCCCTCATAGGAACCAACAAGGAGCAGATTATAGGCATGGCAAAAAAACTCGGCACCTACGAAACTTCGATATTGCCGTATGAGGATTGCTGTGTCCTCTTTAGCCCGCCCCACCCCATACTCCGGGGAGATCCGGAAGAAGCCTGGAAGCTTTACGAGGCACTGGAATGTGGGGATCTTATAGAGGAAGCGCTGCGGGCAAAGGAGCTGGAGAGGTGCGGGTATCCGGCTAAGCCTTGA